The following coding sequences lie in one Mucilaginibacter sp. KACC 22773 genomic window:
- a CDS encoding TonB-dependent receptor, which produces MKKLYFILLSLLIIGVANVANAQITTSLVSGKVTDQKGVTLPGVTITVLNTSTGTRYGSQTNGDGRYTIANVNPGGPYTITASFIGFKKDERTDITLSLGTTTLNFALADETTTLSEVKIKGTAGGTKTGASTRINQNQIKNLPSINRSLQDLTRLTPQSNNNSFQGTNYRYNNVTLDGAINNDAIGFSPSLGGQNNASGQVGSSTRTSPVSLDAIQDIQVLVAPYDIKIGNVLGGSINAVTRSGTNDLTGAIYGYGRGAFLVGPNNASAAAGGDGSKLPTSFHDYQTGIRVGFPIIKNKLFFFTNEEIARRADPVIRGADASGSSQILSLQDAQNLTTAFKSFTGGLSPGTYQNTSIYSKSNKFFNRLDWNINENNQLTIRNNTISSTATNLERDQQNFRFGGIDYVSHNNSTSTVAELKSRFSNSASNSLVIGYSNVHDYRDPTSDPSLPQIEITGRTPGTTIFMGTDREAAIFDMHQKTAEFTDNFTLTKGRHTFTFGTHNEFYNITYNFVNSWNGRVAYSSIENFINNVPSRVRANFNYTDNSRDYILANPSAKFNVNLLSLYGQDEIQVTDNFKLTAALRFDYAGIPNKQPLSDKTTGAKVDLNYGNTFTYTKPRDIKQNYLNNVEINPRVSFNYDVNGDQSLIIRGGSGFFTGRVPFAWFGYAFYNNGATYGAYDSKAAQKPNTNPVSTSANGRLDYVNAQGFNTASTGATQVDLIDNKFKMPQVWRSSLAFDYTTDDQWKFTLEGIYTKTIHDLKFQQVNTKDSVTYYTYDTQKQQPIFVNQKVNSSYTNAYELSNTSLGYRYSITAQVGKTFPFGLSGNVAYTYGHSKDVTNGIRNSMESNWQLNQALNPNNPGLANSNFDIRHRIVSNLNLRHDWDAAKNYTANFTFFFSAQSGNPYTYGFYPSAIDGTGQQVSLAYIPKQGETVNFFSDIVGGQTAAQQAAAFDAFIDKNSYLSSRRGNFTQRNAAFTPWNNQLDFRFSQDFKFGGKHKQVITFTYDIVNLTNLLNKKWGQYYFSANTFNSTSSIGLAPKTTPSFANAATTYPKYTFQDPGLPYSVDLFASRWQMQFGIRYGF; this is translated from the coding sequence TGCCAATGCGCAAATTACCACCTCGTTAGTAAGCGGAAAAGTTACCGACCAAAAAGGCGTTACCTTGCCTGGTGTAACCATTACCGTGCTTAACACAAGTACCGGTACACGTTACGGCTCACAAACCAACGGCGATGGTCGTTACACAATTGCCAACGTTAACCCGGGTGGCCCCTACACCATCACTGCTTCTTTTATCGGGTTTAAAAAAGATGAAAGAACTGATATTACCTTAAGTTTAGGTACAACAACCTTAAACTTTGCCCTTGCTGATGAAACAACAACCTTATCGGAAGTGAAAATTAAGGGCACGGCAGGTGGCACCAAAACAGGTGCAAGTACCCGCATTAATCAAAACCAGATTAAAAACCTGCCTTCAATTAACCGAAGCCTGCAGGATTTAACCAGGTTAACACCACAAAGCAATAACAACTCATTCCAGGGAACCAACTATCGTTACAATAACGTAACGCTTGATGGTGCCATCAATAATGATGCAATTGGTTTTAGCCCTTCATTAGGAGGCCAAAACAATGCTTCGGGCCAGGTTGGCAGCAGTACCCGTACAAGCCCGGTATCGTTAGATGCTATCCAGGACATCCAGGTATTGGTTGCACCTTATGACATTAAAATTGGTAACGTATTGGGTGGTAGTATAAATGCGGTAACCCGCAGCGGTACAAACGACCTCACAGGAGCAATTTACGGTTATGGCCGTGGCGCTTTCCTGGTAGGCCCCAACAATGCATCGGCTGCTGCCGGTGGCGATGGTTCAAAACTGCCAACAAGCTTCCATGATTACCAAACAGGTATCCGTGTGGGCTTCCCTATCATCAAAAATAAATTATTCTTCTTTACCAACGAAGAAATCGCCCGCCGTGCCGATCCGGTTATCCGCGGTGCCGATGCAAGCGGTTCGAGCCAGATCCTGAGCTTACAAGATGCTCAGAACCTTACTACTGCTTTCAAAAGCTTTACAGGAGGTTTAAGCCCTGGTACCTACCAAAATACTTCTATCTACTCCAAATCAAACAAATTCTTTAACCGTTTGGATTGGAATATCAACGAAAACAACCAGTTAACAATCCGTAACAATACCATTAGTTCAACAGCTACAAACTTAGAGCGCGATCAGCAAAACTTCCGTTTTGGTGGTATTGACTATGTATCTCATAACAATTCCACTTCAACCGTTGCCGAGTTAAAATCAAGGTTTTCAAACAGTGCCAGCAATAGCCTGGTTATTGGTTACTCAAACGTGCATGATTACCGCGATCCTACTTCAGATCCATCGTTGCCGCAAATAGAAATTACTGGCCGCACTCCTGGTACCACCATTTTTATGGGTACCGACCGCGAAGCTGCTATATTTGATATGCACCAAAAAACTGCTGAGTTTACCGATAACTTTACCTTAACCAAAGGCAGACATACTTTTACATTTGGTACACACAACGAGTTTTATAACATCACTTATAACTTTGTTAACTCATGGAACGGTCGTGTTGCTTACAGCAGCATCGAGAACTTTATTAATAACGTTCCGTCACGCGTTCGCGCTAACTTTAACTATACCGACAACAGCCGCGATTATATATTAGCTAACCCATCCGCTAAATTTAACGTTAACCTGTTAAGCTTATATGGCCAGGATGAAATTCAGGTTACTGACAATTTTAAACTGACCGCCGCTTTACGTTTTGATTATGCCGGCATACCTAACAAACAACCATTAAGCGATAAAACAACAGGCGCTAAAGTTGACTTGAATTACGGCAACACATTTACCTATACCAAGCCCCGCGATATCAAACAAAATTATTTGAACAACGTTGAAATAAATCCACGTGTATCATTTAATTATGATGTAAATGGCGATCAGAGTCTGATTATTCGTGGCGGTAGCGGTTTCTTTACCGGCCGTGTACCGTTTGCATGGTTTGGCTATGCGTTTTATAATAACGGCGCAACGTACGGTGCTTATGACAGCAAAGCGGCTCAAAAGCCAAATACTAACCCGGTTTCTACCTCTGCAAATGGCCGTTTAGATTATGTTAACGCGCAGGGCTTTAATACTGCATCTACCGGTGCAACCCAGGTGGATTTAATTGATAATAAATTTAAAATGCCACAGGTTTGGAGAAGCAGCTTAGCTTTTGATTATACAACCGACGATCAGTGGAAATTTACTTTGGAGGGTATTTATACCAAAACCATCCATGACCTGAAATTCCAACAAGTAAATACCAAGGATAGCGTAACTTATTATACTTACGATACTCAAAAACAACAACCAATATTTGTTAATCAAAAAGTTAACTCATCATATACCAATGCTTATGAGTTATCAAACACAAGCCTTGGCTACCGTTACAGCATTACAGCGCAGGTTGGTAAAACCTTTCCGTTTGGCTTAAGTGGTAATGTTGCTTATACTTATGGTCATTCAAAAGATGTTACCAATGGTATCCGTAACTCAATGGAGTCAAACTGGCAGTTAAACCAGGCTTTAAACCCTAACAACCCGGGTTTAGCCAATTCAAACTTTGATATCCGTCACCGTATCGTATCAAACCTTAACTTAAGGCACGATTGGGATGCTGCTAAAAACTATACTGCAAACTTTACCTTCTTCTTTAGTGCACAATCTGGTAACCCTTACACTTACGGTTTTTACCCAAGCGCTATCGACGGAACAGGACAACAAGTTAGCTTAGCTTACATCCCTAAACAAGGCGAAACTGTTAATTTCTTTAGTGATATAGTTGGCGGGCAAACTGCCGCTCAGCAAGCAGCTGCTTTTGATGCTTTCATCGATAAAAATAGCTACCTGTCGTCACGTCGTGGTAACTTTACACAACGTAATGCAGCCTTTACGCCATGGAATAATCAGTTGGATTTCCGTTTTTCGCAAGACTTTAAATTTGGTGGCAAGCACAAACAGGTTATTACTTTTACCTACGATATTGTTAACCTTACCAACTTGCTGAACAAAAAATGGGGTCAGTACTACTTCTCGGCCAATACATTTAACTCAACTTCAAGCATTGGTTTAGCGCCAAAAACTACACCATCGTTTGCTAATGCGGCAACAACTTATCCTAAATATACTTTCCAGGATCCTGGATTGCCTTACTCGGTTGATTTGTTTGCTTCACGCTGGCAAATGCAGTTTGGTATCCGTTACGGATTTTAA
- a CDS encoding lysophospholipid acyltransferase family protein, protein MKVITTEEFAKATKLDKLKMPGLAALLMEIMKINQVNELFAQAQPKQGIEFIDAILAGCGIDIEFDERDLRHIPKTGSFIAIANHPYGGIEGLVLLKMLLTVRPDAKLMANFLLKKIPNLSDFFIAVNPFENVEHSSSISGLKNTLELLNNGTPIGIFPAGEVSTFKVEQQQVTDRLWHPVVGKIIAKAKVPVIPIYFHGNNGLLFNLLSMIHPALRTAKLPSELFNKQGHTIKLRIGKPINVLDVPDYNNSAKLLNFLRARTYALGTGLEEEKKIFSPRNLFKIKRQPKDIVPEISVDILEKEVAPLRDNYRIWIEKNYEVFIVPTSVIPNVIREIGRLREITFREIGEGSNKAIDLDEYDIYYNHLFIWDFEAKLIVGAYRIGLGDEIFYSVGKTGFYLNELFKLKAQFTPVLRKSLELGRSWIRKEYQTKPLPLFLLWKGILKFLIDNPRYRYLIGPVSISNSFSKFSKSLIVDYINRNHFDHELAQYVKPRKKFKVDFSSIDTDLLMAGEDSFKGLDNLISEVETRNMKVPVLLRQYIALNAKIISFNIDPKFADCLDGFLVLDLEQVPQDILEKLGKNL, encoded by the coding sequence ATGAAAGTAATAACCACCGAAGAGTTTGCCAAAGCCACTAAACTTGATAAGCTGAAAATGCCTGGCCTGGCCGCTTTATTGATGGAAATAATGAAAATTAACCAGGTTAATGAACTGTTTGCCCAGGCACAGCCCAAACAAGGCATCGAGTTTATTGACGCTATATTAGCAGGATGCGGCATCGATATTGAATTTGACGAGCGCGACCTGAGGCACATTCCCAAAACCGGCAGCTTTATTGCCATAGCCAATCACCCCTACGGTGGCATTGAGGGCCTGGTGTTGTTAAAAATGTTATTAACGGTAAGGCCGGATGCTAAACTGATGGCCAACTTCCTGCTTAAAAAAATCCCCAACCTGAGCGATTTTTTTATTGCTGTAAATCCGTTTGAAAATGTTGAGCACTCCTCAAGCATCAGCGGCCTGAAAAACACGCTCGAGCTGTTAAACAATGGTACGCCGATAGGCATATTCCCGGCCGGCGAGGTATCTACCTTTAAAGTAGAGCAACAACAGGTAACCGACCGTTTATGGCACCCCGTAGTAGGTAAAATTATCGCGAAGGCAAAAGTGCCTGTTATCCCAATCTACTTCCATGGCAACAACGGCTTATTGTTTAATCTGCTCAGTATGATACACCCAGCCCTGCGCACGGCCAAACTACCGTCGGAGTTATTTAACAAGCAAGGCCATACCATTAAACTACGCATAGGCAAACCCATTAATGTATTGGATGTGCCCGATTATAATAATAGCGCCAAACTGCTGAATTTTTTACGCGCCCGTACCTATGCTTTGGGCACCGGATTGGAGGAAGAAAAGAAGATTTTTAGCCCGCGTAACCTTTTCAAAATAAAACGGCAGCCAAAGGATATAGTGCCCGAAATAAGCGTGGATATACTTGAAAAAGAGGTTGCCCCGTTGCGCGATAACTATAGAATATGGATAGAAAAGAACTATGAAGTATTTATAGTACCAACCTCGGTGATCCCGAATGTAATCCGCGAGATTGGCCGTCTGCGTGAAATAACCTTCCGCGAAATTGGCGAAGGCAGCAACAAAGCTATCGACCTTGACGAATACGACATTTATTACAACCACCTGTTTATATGGGATTTTGAGGCCAAACTTATAGTTGGCGCTTACCGTATTGGTTTGGGCGATGAGATATTTTACAGCGTAGGCAAAACAGGCTTTTACCTTAACGAATTGTTTAAGTTAAAAGCTCAGTTTACCCCGGTGCTGCGTAAAAGTTTGGAGCTTGGGCGTTCATGGATCCGCAAGGAATACCAAACTAAGCCACTGCCCTTGTTTTTACTTTGGAAAGGCATCCTCAAATTCCTGATTGATAACCCCAGGTACCGCTATTTGATAGGGCCGGTAAGCATCAGTAATTCATTTTCTAAATTCTCCAAATCGCTCATCGTAGATTATATCAACCGCAACCATTTTGATCATGAACTGGCGCAATATGTAAAACCGCGCAAAAAATTTAAAGTTGATTTTTCGAGCATCGATACCGACTTGCTGATGGCCGGCGAAGATAGTTTTAAGGGGCTTGATAACCTGATATCGGAAGTAGAAACGCGCAATATGAAAGTGCCGGTATTGCTACGCCAGTACATCGCGCTTAATGCCAAAATCATCAGCTTTAACATCGACCCTAAATTTGCCGATTGCCTTGATGGCTTCCTGGTGCTCGACCTGGAACAGGTACCACAGGATATATTGGAAAAACTGGGTAAAAATTTATAA
- a CDS encoding helix-hairpin-helix domain-containing protein, whose amino-acid sequence MKTPVKNYLSVTKKEWNGMVVLIILIALILAAPYAYLTIRKDNTINFKEFDKAAAMLSKADSTGTAASGPASSRSSLKAALFAFNPNNLPEAEWEKLGLSADQVKVIKNYEAKGGRFYAKTDVKKIYAITDADYKRLEPYINLPASDNYTKKAAPGEIIEINSADSAKLTMIRGIGPSFARRIIRYRDRLGGFYSKEQLKEVFGIDDSKYGEIKNGIAVNNSHITMLDINKATFDQLRRFPYLSFKQINAIIEYHNQHGDYESIADMKNIAILDDGILRKIGPYLVFK is encoded by the coding sequence ATGAAAACACCTGTAAAAAACTATCTTTCGGTAACCAAAAAAGAATGGAACGGAATGGTAGTGTTGATTATTTTAATAGCATTGATTTTAGCTGCGCCATACGCGTATCTAACCATCCGCAAAGATAATACAATAAATTTTAAAGAGTTTGATAAAGCCGCTGCAATGCTAAGCAAAGCAGATAGTACAGGCACCGCAGCAAGTGGCCCGGCAAGCAGCAGGAGCTCCCTGAAAGCTGCGCTATTTGCATTTAATCCCAACAATTTACCCGAGGCAGAATGGGAAAAACTGGGGCTGAGCGCAGATCAGGTTAAAGTAATAAAAAACTACGAGGCCAAAGGCGGCCGGTTTTATGCCAAAACCGATGTTAAAAAGATATACGCTATAACCGATGCTGACTACAAACGGCTGGAACCCTACATTAACCTGCCGGCCAGCGATAATTACACTAAGAAAGCAGCGCCCGGTGAAATTATAGAAATAAACAGTGCCGACTCGGCTAAGCTGACGATGATCAGGGGCATTGGGCCTTCATTCGCCAGGCGTATTATCAGGTACCGGGACAGGCTTGGCGGTTTTTACAGCAAAGAACAGCTGAAAGAGGTATTTGGTATAGATGATAGCAAGTATGGCGAAATTAAAAACGGCATTGCTGTAAACAACAGCCATATTACCATGCTTGATATCAATAAAGCCACCTTCGACCAACTGCGGCGCTTCCCATACTTGAGCTTTAAGCAGATAAATGCGATAATAGAGTACCACAACCAGCACGGCGATTATGAATCGATAGCTGATATGAAAAATATTGCCATACTTGATGACGGAATTTTGCGTAAAATTGGGCCTTATTTAGTTTTTAAATGA
- a CDS encoding adenine phosphoribosyltransferase has translation MITEQIKKAIRDIPDFPKPGIIFKDITPILKDPALCDSIINAFVEQLKGAKIDVIAGIESRGFLFGLTLASKLGVPFVPIRKAGKLPYTIKRKAYKLEYGEAVIECHTDAFEPGQHILIHDDLLATGGTVTAASELIEEMGGIVAGFSFVVELGFLKGRERIAPISDTLVVLAGY, from the coding sequence ATGATTACCGAGCAAATAAAGAAAGCCATCCGCGATATTCCTGATTTCCCGAAGCCGGGGATAATATTTAAGGACATAACCCCCATTTTAAAAGACCCCGCCCTGTGCGATAGTATTATTAATGCTTTTGTGGAGCAATTGAAGGGTGCCAAAATAGATGTGATTGCCGGGATAGAAAGTCGCGGGTTTTTATTCGGGCTTACGCTGGCTTCTAAATTGGGCGTTCCGTTTGTGCCAATACGTAAGGCAGGCAAGCTGCCGTATACCATAAAGCGCAAGGCCTATAAACTGGAGTATGGCGAAGCGGTAATTGAGTGCCATACCGATGCTTTTGAACCCGGCCAGCACATCCTGATTCATGACGACCTGCTGGCTACCGGCGGTACTGTAACTGCAGCCAGCGAGCTTATTGAAGAGATGGGGGGCATAGTAGCCGGCTTCTCGTTTGTAGTTGAACTGGGCTTTCTGAAAGGCCGCGAGCGGATAGCGCCGATAAGCGATACGTTGGTGGTATTGGCGGGGTATTAA
- a CDS encoding acyl-CoA dehydrogenase, producing the protein METLFTDDPAMHGFDFSTSENQRMVGQMAKDFAERHIKPHVMEWDEAQHFPIELFKQLGELGMMGVLVPEQYGGSGFGYFEYVTVIAEIAKVCGSIGLSVAAHNSLCTGHILAFGSEEQKMKWLPKLATCEWLGAWGLTEANTGSDALGMNTTAVLDGDHYIVNGSKNWITHGKSSNVAVVMVRTGAKGDSHGISALVIEKGTPGFTHGKKENKLGMRASETTELIFDNCRVPKENLLGAEGEGFKQAMKVLDGGRISIAALSLGIAKGAFEAAVAYSKERRQFGQPISNFQGIAFKLADMATEIEASELLIMQAADLKNRHQPVTKQSAMAKYFASETAVRAATEAVQIFGGYGYTKDFPVEKYYRDAKLCTIGEGTSEIQKIVISREVAR; encoded by the coding sequence ATGGAAACCTTATTTACAGACGATCCGGCAATGCATGGATTCGACTTCTCTACCAGTGAAAATCAACGTATGGTGGGCCAGATGGCCAAAGATTTTGCCGAGCGCCACATTAAACCCCATGTAATGGAATGGGACGAAGCGCAACATTTCCCCATTGAATTGTTTAAGCAATTAGGCGAATTGGGCATGATGGGTGTGTTGGTTCCTGAACAATACGGCGGTTCTGGCTTTGGCTATTTTGAATATGTAACCGTTATTGCTGAAATTGCCAAAGTTTGCGGTTCTATCGGGTTATCAGTGGCCGCGCACAATTCGCTTTGCACCGGTCATATCCTGGCCTTTGGTAGCGAAGAGCAAAAAATGAAATGGCTGCCCAAACTGGCCACCTGCGAGTGGTTAGGTGCCTGGGGTTTAACAGAAGCCAACACCGGCAGCGATGCCTTGGGAATGAATACTACCGCCGTTTTAGATGGCGACCACTACATAGTAAACGGATCAAAAAACTGGATTACCCATGGCAAAAGCAGCAATGTGGCTGTGGTAATGGTGCGCACCGGGGCAAAAGGCGATTCGCATGGCATTTCGGCGCTGGTTATTGAAAAAGGTACGCCCGGTTTTACCCACGGCAAAAAAGAAAACAAACTGGGCATGCGCGCATCTGAAACTACCGAACTGATATTTGACAATTGCCGCGTACCTAAAGAAAACCTGCTGGGCGCCGAAGGCGAAGGCTTTAAACAAGCCATGAAGGTTTTGGATGGTGGCCGAATTTCTATAGCAGCTTTATCATTAGGCATAGCCAAAGGCGCCTTCGAGGCAGCCGTAGCTTACTCTAAAGAACGCAGGCAGTTTGGGCAGCCGATAAGCAATTTCCAGGGCATTGCCTTTAAACTGGCCGATATGGCTACCGAAATTGAAGCGTCTGAATTATTGATTATGCAAGCCGCCGACCTGAAGAACCGTCACCAGCCGGTTACCAAACAATCGGCCATGGCCAAATACTTTGCATCAGAAACAGCAGTACGCGCAGCCACCGAGGCGGTACAGATTTTTGGCGGCTACGGCTACACCAAAGATTTCCCGGTTGAAAAATATTACCGCGATGCCAAGCTATGCACCATAGGCGAGGGGACGAGCGAGATCCAGAAGATTGTGATAAGCAGGGAGGTGGCGAGGTAG
- the rpsU gene encoding 30S ribosomal protein S21: MIIINVKDGESLDKALKRFKKKFEKTGVLRELRSRQAFEKKSVTRRHVVKHAIYKQNMNLETTV; this comes from the coding sequence ATGATCATTATTAACGTAAAAGACGGCGAATCATTAGACAAAGCATTGAAACGCTTCAAAAAGAAATTTGAAAAAACAGGTGTTTTAAGAGAGCTTCGCAGTCGTCAGGCTTTTGAAAAAAAATCTGTAACCCGTCGTCATGTTGTTAAACATGCCATCTACAAGCAAAATATGAACTTAGAAACCACTGTTTAA
- a CDS encoding tyrosine-type recombinase/integrase: protein MYIQSLDVQIVFMFLERFIQYIKFEKRYSSHTVSAYQSDLDQFMLFLNNPGDAIVVPEPIITHPNQITYHDIRNWMVSMIDHKLTGRSVNRKMATLRKYFKFLLQEGVITQNPASKIRSQKIPKHLPVVVEGTSLTQMLDNDIVADDDFEGMRNKLVVELLFGTGIRLAELLGLKDSDINDYEGTLKVLGKRNKERIIPINTELRILLGRYLELKKNQNFHNISVMLIVTSKGTDAYRQLIYLIVQKYLSNISTQTKRSPHVLRHTFATSLLNNGADLNSIKELLGHANLSATQIYTHNSVERLKSIYKQAHPKA from the coding sequence TTGTACATTCAATCTCTGGATGTTCAAATAGTTTTTATGTTTTTAGAGCGTTTTATCCAATATATTAAGTTCGAAAAACGGTACTCTTCACATACCGTATCGGCCTATCAATCAGACCTGGATCAGTTTATGCTCTTCCTCAACAACCCTGGTGATGCCATCGTTGTTCCCGAACCCATAATTACCCATCCCAACCAAATTACGTATCATGACATCCGCAACTGGATGGTGAGCATGATTGACCATAAATTAACCGGCCGGTCGGTTAACCGCAAGATGGCCACCCTGCGCAAGTATTTTAAATTTTTATTGCAGGAGGGCGTTATTACGCAAAACCCCGCATCAAAAATTCGTTCGCAAAAAATACCTAAGCACTTGCCGGTAGTAGTTGAGGGCACAAGCCTTACTCAAATGCTGGATAACGATATTGTTGCCGACGATGACTTTGAAGGCATGCGCAACAAACTTGTAGTTGAATTATTGTTTGGCACCGGTATACGCCTTGCCGAGTTGTTGGGCCTGAAAGATAGCGACATTAACGATTATGAAGGCACTTTAAAAGTATTGGGCAAACGTAATAAAGAACGCATTATACCTATCAATACCGAACTGCGGATATTACTTGGGCGGTACCTGGAGTTAAAGAAAAATCAAAATTTTCATAACATTTCGGTAATGTTAATCGTTACAAGTAAAGGTACCGACGCTTATCGGCAACTAATTTATTTGATAGTGCAAAAATACCTCTCTAACATATCAACCCAAACAAAAAGAAGCCCGCACGTGCTGCGGCACACATTTGCTACAAGCTTACTCAACAATGGGGCCGACCTGAACTCCATTAAAGAACTTTTGGGGCACGCTAACCTTAGCGCTACCCAGATTTATACACACAATTCAGTTGAACGATTAAAGTCTATTTACAAACAAGCCCATCCAAAGGCGTAA
- the hpf gene encoding ribosome hibernation-promoting factor, HPF/YfiA family: protein MKITVQSIHFTADRKLLDFIQKKADKLDTFYDHIISGEVYLKLENVEDEANKIAEIKLLLPGNQIFAKEKCKSFEEATDLAVESLRKQIEKHKQKKAIADAAAKKVILTEVEEGF, encoded by the coding sequence ATGAAAATTACAGTGCAATCAATTCATTTTACCGCAGACAGGAAATTATTAGATTTTATTCAGAAGAAAGCTGATAAGCTGGATACGTTTTATGACCATATTATAAGTGGCGAGGTTTACTTAAAGCTTGAGAATGTGGAAGATGAGGCAAATAAAATTGCCGAGATTAAATTATTATTGCCGGGTAACCAGATTTTTGCCAAAGAGAAGTGCAAAAGTTTTGAAGAAGCAACGGATTTGGCGGTTGAGAGCCTGCGCAAGCAGATTGAGAAGCATAAACAGAAGAAAGCAATAGCCGATGCTGCTGCCAAAAAGGTAATACTAACCGAGGTAGAAGAAGGATTTTAA
- the tuf gene encoding elongation factor Tu — translation MAKEKFDRSKPHLNIGTIGHVDHGKTTLTAAITKVLADAGLSEARSFDSIDSAPEEKERGITINTAHVEYSTANRHYAHVDCPGHADYVKNMVTGAAQMDGAIIVVAATDGPMPQTREHILLARQVGVPALVVFMNKVDMVDDPELLELVEMEIRELLSFYEYPGDDIPVIQGSALGGLNGDPTWVGKIMELMDAVDNFIPIPPRLTDLPFLMPVEDVFSITGRGTVATGRIERGVINSGEQVDILGMGAENLKSTVTGVEMFRKILDRGEAGDNVGLLLRGIEKTDIRRGMVICKPGSVTPHTDFKAEVYVLSKAEGGRHTPFFNKYRPQFYFRTTDVTGEISLAEGVEMVMPGDNVTITVKLINAIAMEKGLRFAIREGGRTVGAGQVTEILK, via the coding sequence ATGGCAAAAGAAAAGTTTGACCGCAGTAAACCGCATTTAAACATCGGTACAATCGGTCACGTTGACCACGGCAAAACAACCCTTACTGCAGCTATCACTAAAGTTTTAGCTGATGCAGGTTTATCAGAAGCTCGTTCATTTGATTCAATTGACTCAGCTCCTGAAGAAAAAGAACGTGGTATTACAATTAACACCGCGCACGTTGAGTACTCAACTGCTAACCGTCACTACGCTCACGTTGACTGTCCAGGTCACGCGGATTACGTGAAAAACATGGTTACAGGTGCTGCTCAGATGGACGGTGCAATCATTGTAGTTGCTGCAACTGATGGTCCGATGCCACAAACCCGCGAACACATCCTGTTGGCACGTCAGGTAGGTGTACCTGCACTTGTTGTTTTCATGAACAAGGTTGACATGGTTGATGATCCGGAATTATTAGAATTAGTAGAAATGGAAATTCGTGAATTATTATCATTCTACGAATATCCAGGTGATGATATCCCAGTAATCCAGGGTTCTGCATTAGGTGGTCTTAACGGCGATCCTACCTGGGTTGGTAAAATCATGGAGTTGATGGATGCTGTTGATAACTTTATCCCTATCCCTCCACGTTTGACAGATCTTCCTTTCTTAATGCCTGTTGAAGACGTATTCTCAATCACTGGTCGTGGTACTGTTGCTACCGGTCGTATTGAGCGTGGTGTAATCAACTCAGGTGAGCAAGTTGACATCCTTGGTATGGGTGCCGAAAACTTGAAATCAACTGTAACTGGTGTTGAGATGTTCCGTAAGATCCTTGATCGCGGCGAAGCTGGTGACAACGTAGGTTTATTGTTACGTGGTATTGAAAAAACTGATATCCGTCGTGGTATGGTTATTTGCAAACCAGGTTCAGTAACTCCACACACCGACTTTAAAGCAGAAGTATACGTATTATCAAAAGCAGAAGGTGGCCGTCACACTCCATTCTTCAACAAATACCGCCCGCAATTCTATTTCCGTACAACTGACGTAACCGGTGAAATTTCATTGGCCGAAGGTGTAGAAATGGTTATGCCAGGTGATAACGTTACCATCACTGTAAAATTGATCAACGCTATCGCTATGGAAAAAGGCTTACGTTTCGCTATCCGTGAAGGTGGCAGAACAGTAGGTGCTGGCCAGGTAACTGAAATTTTGAAATAA
- the secE gene encoding preprotein translocase subunit SecE produces the protein MANVTEYIKESYIELTEKVTWPTWRELQSSAILVLVAAIIIALVILGMDQIIAYLLKAFYSSLT, from the coding sequence ATGGCTAACGTAACTGAATATATTAAAGAATCATACATCGAGTTAACTGAGAAGGTAACCTGGCCAACCTGGCGTGAGTTGCAAAGCAGTGCCATATTGGTATTGGTTGCTGCAATTATCATTGCCTTGGTTATTTTAGGTATGGACCAGATCATAGCTTATTTGCTTAAAGCATTTTATAGTTCACTTACATAA